AAATTTCACTGCTCTGCTTTACTTCGGGAAGAATAGATTTTGGAATGTCAAATAATTCCAAAAGTTCTTCATCCCATTCCAGGGTGTGAATATTCAGAAGCATGGTTCTGCTGGCATTAGATACATCAGTGATGAACATTTTCCCACGGGTAAGCTTCCATACCAGCCAGGTGTCAACTGTTCCGAAGCATAATTGGCCTGCTGTGGCTTTTTCTCTTGCACCTTCTACATTGTCCAGAATCCATTTTAATTTGGTAGCTGAAAAATAAGCATCCAGTACAAGGCCGGTTTTCTCTTTGATGATTTCGGCGTGTCCCTGTTCTTTCAGTTCATCGCAATATTTGGAGGTTCTCCTGTCCTGCCATACAATGGCGTTATAAACAGGCTCACCGGTTTCCTTATCCCATACTACAGTAGTTTCTCTCTGATTGGTAATTCCTATGGCGGCAACTTCCAGTCCGGAAATTCCGGCTTTGGCAATGATTTCCGCGGCTACAGAAATTTGAGAAGACCAGATTTCATTGGGGTCATGTTCCACCCAGCCCGGGGTGGGAAATATTTGTTCAAAATTTTTCTGGGATATATATTCTATAGCTCCACTGTGATTGAATAGAATTGCTCTGGAAGAGGTTGTTCCCTGATCTAAAGCGAGAATCAGTTTTTCTTTCATACCGGATTGTTTAGTTTTTGTTGAATGTTTGAGGAGAATAAGGGGTTAGCAGATATCCTTTTGCTAAATCAATAAATTCTTCTGTGTGCTGCTGAATCCATTCTTCAGAATATCCTTTTTCTTCGGCGATGAGCTGTGCAATGGATTGTGCGCTGTCTATGGCTGCTCTTGCATCTAAAAACAGAAGACGTACTCTTCTGGCGAGAATATCTTCAATGGTTTCTGCCATTTCATGTCTTATGGCCCATACCGCTTCCGCGATAGTGAAGGCATGATCCGGATGGATCTTCTGTGCAAACCTGGGATTGCTGTTTTGTAATGCTTTTATAGCAGGAATATCAGATCCATATACATACAGATGGCTGCTGCGGTCAACCAGTTCAGCTTGGATGTTGCCATGAATAGACATATGTTCTGTCTGCGAAGGCCCTGCTTTCAACTGTAAAATTTCTACAGATTTATCAACAGTATCTTCGGCCATTTTCCGGTAGGTGGTCCATTTTCCTCCAATGATGGAAACTAATCCTGTGTCCGAGGCAATAACCTTGTGACTTCTGGAGACTTCTTTTGTGCTTTTGCCTCCTTCTTTTGGTGCTGCAAGGGGTCTTAGTCCTGCAAATACAGATTTTACATCTTCGCGGGTTGGCTTCTTTGACAGGTATTGTCTTGCGGTTTCTAAAACGAAATTAATTTCTGATTCCAGGGCGTGAGGCTCAAAGCTTGGATTTTTCAGTAAGGTGTCTGTTGTTCCTACAAGAGCACGGTCATGCCACGGAACAACAAAAAGAACTCTTCCGTCTGATGTTTTGGGGATCATAATGGCATCATCACTTTTCAGGAATGATTTATCCAGAACAAGATGGATTCCCTGGCTTGGTACAACGTATTTTCCATGTTTTGGATTATTCATATTCAGAATCTCATTCGTGAATACCCCTGTTGCGTTGATCACTGCCTTTGCACGAAGTTCATATTTTTTCTGAGAAAACTGGTCTTCAGCCATAACACCGGATATTTTTCCGAAATCATTCTTCAGAAGGCCGGTTACTTTCATATAGTTAACAGCGCTTCCTCCTTTTTCTATGATGGTTTGTGTCAGGTTAATGGCAAGTCTCGCATCATCAAACTGTCCATCCTGATAAACTACTCCGCTGGCCAGACCATGCTGCTCAATGGTTGGAAGTTTTTCAATCGTTTTCGATTTGTTGATGTATTTTGTTTTTCCTAAGCTTAGTTTTCCGGCGAGAAAATCATAAATGGAAAGCCCTATTTTATAATAGATGCCTCCCCACCATGTATAGTTGGGAATAATGAAGGACTGATTTTTTACGACATGGGCTGCATTTTGGGCCAAAAGTCCTCTTTCTTTTAATGCCTCTTTTACCAATCCTATATCCCCCTGTGCCAGATATCTTACACCTCCGTGTACCAGTTTGGTACTGCGGCTTGAGGTTGCTTTTGCAAAATCGTGGGATTCAAGAAGGAGGGTTTTAAATCCTCTGCTTGCTGCATCCAGTGCTGAGCCTAGACCACTGGCTCCACCTCCGATGACAATGAAATCCCATTCCTGAACACTGGCTAGTTTACTGATTTCTTCATTTCGTTTCATAAATGTTTCGTTTATGTTTCGTTTTCAAATTTATAAATTAAAAACGAAACCAAAACAAAATAAATGAAATTTTAACACTTTCGAAAAAAAATGGTATTTTTGATGAAACAATAAGAATGGAAAAGTTAATACCAAGGCATGATGAAATACTAAAAGAGCTGGATGAGAAAGGCCATGTGCTGGTACAGGATCTGTGCGAAAAGTTCAATGTTTCTTCAGTTACGGTCCGAAAGGATCTGAACTATCTCGAAAGTTTAGGGCTGCTTTTCCGTAATCATGGAGGTGCCAGCAAACATGTAAGGTATGCTTATGAAAGAAATGTGAATGAAAAGGAGAACATTAATGTAGAAGCCAAACAGGGAATTGTAAAAGCTGCCGTAGAACTTATTCAGGAAAATGACTGTATTATATTGGCTTCAGGAACTACCATGCATTATCTTGCCCGGATGCTTGGGAATTTCGGAAGACTTACCGTTCTTACTTCTTCGCTCAGGGTAGCGCTTGAACTGTGTAATAATCCTGAAATTAATATTATCCAGCTGGGTGGGGAAGTTCGGAAAAGCTCCACTTCAATTGTGGGTTCAATTTCTGAAGGAATCTTAAAACAGTTTTCCTGCAATAAACTTTTTCTCGGAGTGGACGGAATTGATCTTGATTTCGGAATCAGTACTTCGAATGCTGCAGAAGCTCATCTGAATCAGGTGATGATAGATTGTGCAGACCAGGTAATTATTCTTGCAGATTCCACAAAGCTGAACAAAAAAGGTTTTGGTAAAATAGCCTCTCTGGATAAAGTAGATTATTTAATCACAGACGATGGTATTTCTGCGGAGCATAAGGCCGGGCTGGAAGAAGTAGGCGTTACTGTAATCATAAAATAACCTCAGTTCGGAATAAGAGAGTATCTGGTTAATGAAGATTTGAAGCTGTGAGATGGAAGAGGGGAGTTATAAAGGTTATTAAGGATAACTGTTTATCTGCTTTACTCTTTTTATGATATTAAAATTTTATAGTGGCTATCAATACCTATAACAAAAAGTAACTTCCTGCCTCTTTCTTCCAGCTTCCAGCCAACTTCCTTGGCTCAAGCTCAGGTTAGAATAGTCTTCTTTCTGATTTCTTTTTTAAAATTCCAAATAATCCGGGCGGAAATTTCACCTGAGTTTTTTCAAAATCATCTAATTGATTAAAAATCAAAATATTTTGCTGTAAATATTTGTCAGTTATAAAATTATTCATAAATTTGCACACTCATTTTAGGAGCGTAGTATGCCTATATCAGAATTAGAAATTACTTCAGACTTCCGAAAAATGGGGATAAATAAAGGATAAATTTTATTATAATATAAACAATGTCAGGTATTATTGGTAAAAAAATCGGTATGACATCTTTGTTTAACGAAGAAGGGAAAAACATTCCTTGTACAGTTATTCAAGCTGGTCCATGCTCGGTTTTACAGGTCAGAACCATAGAAAAGGACGGCTACAAGTCAGTTCAATTGGGTTTCGATGACAAGAGTGAGAAGAACGTAGGTAAAGCGTTAGCTGGTCATTTCAAAAAGGCTGGTTCTGCTCCTAAAGCTAAATTAGTAGAATTCTACAGAGAATTCGTTGATGAAGTGAAAGTAGGAGAAGAAGTAAAAGTTGATTTATTCTCTGAAGGAGAATATGTTGACGTAACAGGAACTTCAAAAGGTAAAGGTTTCCAAGGTGTTGTTAAAAGACACGGATTTGGAGGTGTAATGCAAGCTACTCATGGTCAGCACAACAGACTTAGAGCTCCAGGTTCTATCGGTGCTGGATCGGATCCTTCGAGAGTATTCAAAGGAATGAGAATGGCGGGTAGAATGGGAGGTAAGCAGGTAACTGTACAAAACCTTCAAGTATTAAAAGTGGATCAAGAACAAAATCTTTTAGTAGTAAAAGGTGCTGTTCCGGGAGCTAAAAATTCTTATGTAATTATCAGAAAATGGAACTAGTAGTATTAAATACATCAGGAAAAGAGACCGGAAGAAAAGTAACTCTAGACGAATCAGTATTCGGAATTGAGCCAAATCAGCACGCGGTTTACTTAGAAGTTAAACAGTACCTTGCTGCACAAAGACAAGGGACTCATAAAGCAAAAGAAAGAAGCGAAATTACTGCTTCTACTAAAAAGCTTAAGAAGCAAAAAGGATCAGGATCTGCTAGATATGGTGATATTAAATCTCCAGTATTCAGAGGTGGAGGTAGAGTATTTGGACCAAAACCAAGAGACTATAGATTCAAATTGAACAAAGCTCTTAAGAGATTAGCGAAAAAATCTGTTCTATCTCAGAAAATGAGAGACAACAGCATCAGAGTTCTGGAAGATATGAGCTTGAACGCTCCTAAAACTAAAGATTTCATCAACGTATTAAATGCTTTGGCATTGAACGATAAGAAAGCTTTATTTATCCTTCCTGAAGCTAACAAGAATGTATATTTGTCTTCAAGAAACTTACCTAAAGCTAAAGTAATGAACTTCAACGAAGTAAGTTCTTATGACTTAGTAAACGCAGGTGAAGTTGTATTCTTCGAAGGTGCAGTTGAAAAATTCCAGGAAAATTTAAAGAAATAAATCATGTCAGTTATTATTAAACCAGTTATTTCAGAAAAGGCTAATTACCTTACAGATTTAAGAGGTTCTTATTCTTTCTTAGTTAGCCCTAAGGCGAATAAAATCGAGATCAAAAAGGCTGTTGAAGCAGCTTACGGTGTAAAAGTAGCAGACGTTAACACAATGATTTATGCTCCGAAGGTTTCTTCAAAGTACACTAAAAAAGGTCTTCAAGTAGGAAAGACAAACAAATTGAAAAAAGCGGTAATCAAACTTGCTGAAGGTGAGGTTATCGATATTTTTGCTGTAAATTAATTATTAATTATAAATAATAGTAATGTCTGTTAGAAAATTAAAACCTATCACCCCGGGACAGAGATTCAGAGTTGTAAACAATTTTGAGGAAATTACTACCAATAAGCCAGAGAAATCTCTTACAGTTGGTATTAAAAAGTCAGGTGGACGTAACCAAACAGGTAAAATGACCATGCGTTACACCGGAGGTGGACACAAAAAGAAATACAGAATTATTGACTTCAAGAGAAATAAATTTGATGTTGAAGGAACGGTAAAAACTGTAGAATACGATCCAAACAGAACTGCTTTCATCGCTCTAGTTGAATACGCAGACGGAGAGAAGAGATATATCATCGCTCCAAACGGTATCAAAGTTGACCAGAAAGTTATTGCTGGTGAAAACGTTGAACCAAACGTAGGTAACGCAATGAAATTGAAAAACATTCCATTGGGTACTGTAATTTCTTGTATCGAAATGAAGCCTGGACAAGGTGCTATTTTAGCAAGAAGTGCTGGTTCTTCAGCTCAATTAACTTCAAGAGACGGTAAATATGCAATCATTAAATTGCCTTCAGGAGAATCAAGAATGATCCTTACTGAGTGTATCGCAATGATTGGTTCAGTTTCCAACTCAGACCACCAGTTAACTGTATCTGGTAAAGCAGGTAGAAGCAGATGGTTAGGTAGAAGACCAAGAACAAGAGCGGTTGTAATGAACCCAGTAGATCACCCGATGGGTGGTGGTGAAGGACGTTCTTCAGGAGGTCACCCAAGATCTAGAAACGGTAAGCCAGCTAAAGGTTACAAAACTAGAAAGAAAAACAAAGTGTCTAACCGTTACATCGTATCTAAAAGAAAATAATTATGGCAAGATCACTTAAAAAAGGACCATTCATTCATCATACTTTAGATAAGAAGGTTCAGGCAAATATAGAGTCTGGTAAGAAGACAGTTATCAAAACTTGGTCTAGAGCATCGATGATCTCTCCGGACTTCGTAGGACAAACTATTGCTGTACACAACGGGAAATCTTTTATCCCTGTATATGTTACAGAAAATATGGTTGGTCACAAGTTAGGCGAATTTTCTCCAACAAGATCTTTCAGAGGTCATGGTGGTAACAAAAACAAAGGAAGCAGATAATCATGGGATCAAGAAAACAAGATAGTTCAATCGCAAGAAAAGAAGCTAACAAAGACGTTGTAAAAGCTTCACTAAATAATTGCCCGTCTTCTCCAAGAAAAATGAGATTAGTTGCTGATATCATTAGAGGAGAGCAGGTAGACAAAGCACTTTATATCCTAAAATATTCTAAGAAGGATGCTTCTAACAAGTTAGAAAAATTACTTCTTTCTGCTATGGCAAACTGGCAGGTGAAAAACGAAGGTGCGGATATTGAAGAAGCAAACCTTATCGTTAAAGAAATCTTCGTGGATAGTGCAAGACAATTGAAGAGACTAAGACCAGCTCCACAAGGTAGAGGGTATAGAATCAGAAAAAGATCTAA
This region of Chryseobacterium vaccae genomic DNA includes:
- a CDS encoding glycerol-3-phosphate dehydrogenase/oxidase, whose protein sequence is MKRNEEISKLASVQEWDFIVIGGGASGLGSALDAASRGFKTLLLESHDFAKATSSRSTKLVHGGVRYLAQGDIGLVKEALKERGLLAQNAAHVVKNQSFIIPNYTWWGGIYYKIGLSIYDFLAGKLSLGKTKYINKSKTIEKLPTIEQHGLASGVVYQDGQFDDARLAINLTQTIIEKGGSAVNYMKVTGLLKNDFGKISGVMAEDQFSQKKYELRAKAVINATGVFTNEILNMNNPKHGKYVVPSQGIHLVLDKSFLKSDDAIMIPKTSDGRVLFVVPWHDRALVGTTDTLLKNPSFEPHALESEINFVLETARQYLSKKPTREDVKSVFAGLRPLAAPKEGGKSTKEVSRSHKVIASDTGLVSIIGGKWTTYRKMAEDTVDKSVEILQLKAGPSQTEHMSIHGNIQAELVDRSSHLYVYGSDIPAIKALQNSNPRFAQKIHPDHAFTIAEAVWAIRHEMAETIEDILARRVRLLFLDARAAIDSAQSIAQLIAEEKGYSEEWIQQHTEEFIDLAKGYLLTPYSPQTFNKN
- a CDS encoding DeoR/GlpR family DNA-binding transcription regulator, whose translation is MEKLIPRHDEILKELDEKGHVLVQDLCEKFNVSSVTVRKDLNYLESLGLLFRNHGGASKHVRYAYERNVNEKENINVEAKQGIVKAAVELIQENDCIILASGTTMHYLARMLGNFGRLTVLTSSLRVALELCNNPEINIIQLGGEVRKSSTSIVGSISEGILKQFSCNKLFLGVDGIDLDFGISTSNAAEAHLNQVMIDCADQVIILADSTKLNKKGFGKIASLDKVDYLITDDGISAEHKAGLEEVGVTVIIK
- the rplC gene encoding 50S ribosomal protein L3 is translated as MSGIIGKKIGMTSLFNEEGKNIPCTVIQAGPCSVLQVRTIEKDGYKSVQLGFDDKSEKNVGKALAGHFKKAGSAPKAKLVEFYREFVDEVKVGEEVKVDLFSEGEYVDVTGTSKGKGFQGVVKRHGFGGVMQATHGQHNRLRAPGSIGAGSDPSRVFKGMRMAGRMGGKQVTVQNLQVLKVDQEQNLLVVKGAVPGAKNSYVIIRKWN
- the rplD gene encoding 50S ribosomal protein L4; protein product: MELVVLNTSGKETGRKVTLDESVFGIEPNQHAVYLEVKQYLAAQRQGTHKAKERSEITASTKKLKKQKGSGSARYGDIKSPVFRGGGRVFGPKPRDYRFKLNKALKRLAKKSVLSQKMRDNSIRVLEDMSLNAPKTKDFINVLNALALNDKKALFILPEANKNVYLSSRNLPKAKVMNFNEVSSYDLVNAGEVVFFEGAVEKFQENLKK
- the rplW gene encoding 50S ribosomal protein L23; this translates as MSVIIKPVISEKANYLTDLRGSYSFLVSPKANKIEIKKAVEAAYGVKVADVNTMIYAPKVSSKYTKKGLQVGKTNKLKKAVIKLAEGEVIDIFAVN
- the rplB gene encoding 50S ribosomal protein L2 yields the protein MSVRKLKPITPGQRFRVVNNFEEITTNKPEKSLTVGIKKSGGRNQTGKMTMRYTGGGHKKKYRIIDFKRNKFDVEGTVKTVEYDPNRTAFIALVEYADGEKRYIIAPNGIKVDQKVIAGENVEPNVGNAMKLKNIPLGTVISCIEMKPGQGAILARSAGSSAQLTSRDGKYAIIKLPSGESRMILTECIAMIGSVSNSDHQLTVSGKAGRSRWLGRRPRTRAVVMNPVDHPMGGGEGRSSGGHPRSRNGKPAKGYKTRKKNKVSNRYIVSKRK
- the rpsS gene encoding 30S ribosomal protein S19 is translated as MARSLKKGPFIHHTLDKKVQANIESGKKTVIKTWSRASMISPDFVGQTIAVHNGKSFIPVYVTENMVGHKLGEFSPTRSFRGHGGNKNKGSR
- the rplV gene encoding 50S ribosomal protein L22, which translates into the protein MGSRKQDSSIARKEANKDVVKASLNNCPSSPRKMRLVADIIRGEQVDKALYILKYSKKDASNKLEKLLLSAMANWQVKNEGADIEEANLIVKEIFVDSARQLKRLRPAPQGRGYRIRKRSNHVTLILGNKEN